In Pseudobdellovibrio exovorus JSS, the genomic stretch CGCGCCGATATTGTGTAGCAGCTCGGCCAGACCGCACATCCCGATGCCACCGATACCTATAAAATGGAACTTTGCGTTCTTTAACTTCATACCCAATTAGTTTGAACAAATTTGCCAGCAAATGTCATGGCCTATTTTCTTTATCTACAGACCCATCCTCACTCTTGACCGCCTCACATTTGAGTGTGTCGCTCTTCTGCCCGAAGTTGGGTGTCGGTTCGTAGCGTCGAACAGAGGTGACAATTCTTTGTGCTTGGGTGTCCGAAAAAAGTAAGGCTCCAACACAAAATCCCCGCAAAGAGTTATATCCAACACGCACATAATAGCGATGCTGATCAACTTCCCATAATAATTCCACCAGCTCTTTTTCAAGACGATGCAGTTCATCGGCTTGATCCACAGCCTTCTGAATTGTATCGCGAACCACTTTAGGTGAAAGATGATATAATCGTGATCGAGTCATCAAAAAGCTTTGTGCAAATTTGACTCTCAATAAAAATTTATTTTATTTTTTCTTCAGCGCTCTAAAGTCCGAATACAGAACGAACTTTCCGCAAAACGAATGCTGCACCCAACCGACACCCAACTTCAGGCACAAAACACATGCACATGTCTCCAGCCCACCACTAAGTACTACGGCTTCTGGCTGCGAAGGCAGGGATTATGGAGGCCCCGAGGAGGTCGATTAAGATAATTGTGTCAGTATGTCCGTGGCGATAGCTGAGGCGGCTTTTTGAGGGGCCATGGTTCTAAGATTCTGTGACATCTCTTTGCGCAGTTGTACATCATTCAACAGAAGCTGAATAACCCGAGAGAACTCCTGCACATTAAAGCTTTCTTGAATAAATAAAAAGCCTGCTTTTCTTCCCACCACAGCTTCAGCATTGCGAAGCTGGTGATCGTCAGCGGCAGGTAAAGGCACAATTAACGGAACCACGCCGAAAGCTGAAGCTTCCGCGATAGTACTGGCTCCGCCACGGCAGAATTGGATATCCGCTCTTCTGTACTGATTGGGCATATCATAAATAAACTCATGCACCTCAACACACGATAGATTTCCATACTTCTTCACCATATCTGCATATCCTAAAGAGCCCGTTTGATGAATTAAGTGAATCCTGTCGTGTAACTCTGGATGTTGAAGAATAAAATCCGAGATCTTTTCATTCAGGAATAGCGAACCTTGGCTACCACCAAAACACAAAATGGTCATCGTGTCCGATATTTTGGAACGCTCTTCTGTTTGTGCCAGTTCGATTTCTTCACGCAACGGCATACCGAAAACACGATTATCACGCGAGCGAAGATATTTTTCTGAACCCGCAAAAACTAAGTAAGACTTTTGTACGAAGCGTGATAAGAGGCGATTGGCCATTCCCGGATGTGCATTGGGCTCCCAGAAGGCCGTTTTCTTTCCCATCAGGGCGGCCGTCAATACAAACGGCGCTGAAGCGTAACCACCGACGCCCAAGACGAAATCTGGCTTATATTTTCGAATCAACACGGCTGATTGAAAGATTCCCATTGGAATTTTAAAAAGAGTTTTTAATTTTTGCAGAGGATTCCCAGAAAAATTGAGCTTACCACTTTGGATTAAATCTAAGGGTAAGTTTTCACGCTGCATGATTTTACTTTCTAAACCAGCAGCCGTTCCTACAAAACGCAATTGTGCTTTCGGATTTAGTTTTTGAATCGCACGCCCAATAGCAATGGCTGGATAGATGTGCCCACCTGTGCCGCCTCCTGCTATCATAATCAATTGGGTTTTTTGCGCTTTATTCATAGCGGAGTTCAAAACAGCGGAGCTCAAAATGATCTCGACGTCGCTGGGCGCTGGCGTTCATCGCCTAATGACATTTCGATATTCAGCAGAATACCGAACAGCACACTAAGAACCAACAACGAACTACCACCATAGCTCATAAAGGGCATCGTTAACCCCTTAGTTGGAACTAGTCCTAGCACCACACCAAGGTTGATAAAAACCGAGAAAGCAAATGTCGTGATAAGCCCTAGCGCTAAGGTCTTCTTAAACATGTCCTGCGCTTTGACTGCAATTTGAAATCCTTTAAAGATGACAAAACCATAAAGCGCTAAAATTGCCAGAACGCCAATGAATCCCATCTCTTCAAAGAAAACCGCCATGGTGAAATCTGTATGGGCTTCAGGTAAAAAGAACAATTTGCCTTGGCCTTGGCCTAAACCAGCGCCTGTTAGACCTCCGGAATGAACAGACAGCATACTTTGAATCACTTGGAATCCCTTAGAAGCCGGATCTGACCATGGATCTAAGAAAGCCTGAACACGGGCACGACGATATCCCACATTCCAAACCGCAAAGTATAAAACAGGAATAGCGGCCACACCGGCCATCATCAACCATTTGAAACTCAATCCAAAAGTGAATAACAAGGTTGCCGCCACCAACATGATGATGACGAAACTACCAAAATCCGGCTGTTTCAAGAGCACCGCCAAAGGAGCTACGATAAACAAGAAAGTCCAACCCCACTTCATGCGCCCCAAAATATTTTCGTGACGACAAACTAAAGTGGCAAATAGGAAGCTGAAGGCAATTTTCAATAATTCAGAGGGCTCGAAACGAAATCCCAAAGGAAGCTGAATCCAACGTAGAGCTCCACCCACGCGAACCCCCACACCTGGAATAAATGTAGCGCAGAGTAAAACGAAAGCTATCGGCCATAGAACCCATGACCACTTACGCATAAAGCCCAAAGGTAACTGAGTGCTGACCAGCAAGGCAAAGCCCGCAATCCCAGTGAAAATTAATTGTCGTTTGAAAAAGTAAAGGCCATCGTTGTAAGACTCGGTCGCAAATATATAGCTAGAGCTATACACCTGCATTAAACCGATTCCGAATAAGGCCACTAAAGCTAAAAAAAGACTAGAATTAAAAAAACGTGTATTCATTCAATCCCGAGAACTTGTCTCATTTGAATTTTTTAACGATCTCTTTAAAATAGTCTCCTCTCTCTTCGTAACTGTCAAACATATCAAAGCTAGAACATCCCGGTGACAATAGAACAATGTCGCCAATTCTCGACTTTTGGTAAGCAATCAAGACAGCTTCTTCGAATGTACCGATCAGATAGGTCTCTGAAAAATCACCTAAATCGCGGTTGATACGCTCTTTCGCTTCACCCACAAGAATCAGTGTCTTCACTTTACGTTTGATCATGTTTTGTAACGGGCCGTAGTTCAGATTCGTATCTTTACCACCAGCAATCAGGATTACGTTTTCGTCAAAGCAATCCAATGCACGCGAAACCGCATGAACGTTAGTCGCCTTAGAATCATTGTAGAATAAAACTCCGCCCACTTTACGAACATACTCAAGACGATGACGAAGACCACCGAATGCATCGATGACTTTCTGAACGGCCTCGTGGGTCGCGCCATGCTCACGTGCCAGCAATAAAGCCGCCATGACATTTTCAATCGCATGTTTACCCTTCATCTTAATGTTTTTGATCGAGAATGACTCGATCTCAGGGCCCGTACGAACACGCAATTCATCACCTACATTGACAGCTCCACCGATATTCATGATCTGTGGCTCTAATGCCGGTTTGCGAGAGAAATAGAAAATACGTCCACGCTGAACTGCTGGATCACGTGCTAACTCAACAACAGCATTGTCATCCGCATTCAAAATAGAAGTAGTAGCTTGGTTTGTGTTTTTAAAGATTTTGCGTTTTGCGTTCACGTAATCTTCCATTGAACGGTAACGCTCTAAATGGTTTTCGGCTAAATTCGTGAAAACAACATTCACTGCCGAGAAATCATTTACGTGTTCCAACATAAAGCTAGAAACCTCAACTAGAACAACTCGCGCACGCTCTTCTTGTAAAAGATAGTTTGTCAGTGGAGTTTCTGTAGATCCCCCCACCCAGCAGGTTACGCCGCTTTCTTTTAACATCGACTCAGCTAAGCGAGCTACAGTGGTTTTTCCGTTTGTACCTGTAATCGCCACAACAGGCTCTTTAATGAAAGCCGAAACAAACTCGAACTCGCCTGTGATTTTGATTCCCTGCTGACGAGCGTATTCGAAAATTTTCAAATGCGGAGCCACGCCCGGAGATAAAATCACTAAATCCTGAGACAAAAATGTCTTCGGTGAATGTGACCCCAATTCAAACTTGATATTTGTGTAGCCTTCTAGTTGTTCTAACTGAGCCGAAAGCTCTGGTTTAGATTTGTGATCTGTTACTGTCACTTGCGCTTCGTGTTTTGTCAGAAACTTCGCAAGAGCCACACCCGTACGACCTAAGCCCACAATCAAAATCTTTTTATCTTTTAACTCTGCAACGTCTTTCCACATAATCGTACGCCTCTCTCTTACTCGTATATCTTTTATTTATCTTAATTTTAAAGTTGCTAGGCTCAATACGGCCAACAGGATCGAAATAATCCAGAACCGCACGATGATTTTTGTTTCGGTCATGCCACCCAATTCATAGTGATGATGCAAAGGTGCCATTTTCAAAACACGCTTACCTGTCAGCTTAAATGACATCACTTGCGCAATAACAGATAAGGCTTCAACAACAAAAATACCACCTAGAACCAACATCAAAATTTCATTCTTAGTAAAGACTGCCATAGAGCCCAAGAAGCCACCTAAGCTCAAACTGCCCACATCGCCCATGAAAACCTGAGCCGGAAAAGTATTAAACCACAAGAAGCCTAAGCCTCCAGCCACCATCGCTGCCGCTAGTGGAGCCAGCTCTCCGGCTCCGGCCACGTGTGAAATTTGCAAGTAGTTAGCAATGCTCGCATGACCTACGATATAAGAAAATAAGGCCAATGTACTTGTCGCTACGATCACAGGAACGATAGCTAATCCATCTAAACCATCTGTCAGATTCACAGCATTCGCAGTTCCCACGATGACCAAAGAACCAAAGGCCACATAGAAGTAACCCAGATCAAATGTCAGGGTTTTGAAGAATGGAAAGCTCACCACCGTGCTCAGTTGGTAGTACTGAATCAGAACAAGAATGACCGCTGCTGAAATAGCGAATTCACCGAATAGGCGAATTTTACCAGAAAGGCCTTTTGTGTTTTTCTTTGAAACTTTTAAGTAATCATCAATGTAGCCGATGATACCAAAACCCCATGTGATCAGAATAGTCCCAATCACCAAAGGATTACGCACATCGATCCACAGAATCATCGGAATGATCGTACTCAAAAGAATGAGCCATCCCCCCATTGTCGGAGTTCCTGCTTTTTTCTTGTGGGTCTGAGGCCCATCGTCACGAATAGACTGGCCAAAGTTTTTTAACTTATCAATGAGGTGTGGACCCCAGATAAGACAAAGAAAAAAACCTGTAAAGAAAGAGATAAAAGTACGAACCGTGATGTAACGAAACACATTCATAACCGAGTACTGCTCGGCTAACGAGTAAAGCCATTGATATACCATTCGAATGGTCTACCACGAAAAGCCAGCACGATTCAAGAAAATTTTACTAAATACATGAAATCATTGAAAAATATTGATTGCCTTCACTTCCGCTCTGACTTACTTTCTGAGGCATGAAAAATCCACGCCAAACAAAGTCTATAGCTCGTAGCCAAGGAAGAAGTAAAAAAGAACTGCAAAACTTTTCGTTGGGTCAGTCTAATACTGAGTACTCTGAAAGCTACAATCCTAAGTTACTAGAGGCTTTCGATAATAAGAATCCTAAGAACATCGCATGGACAACTTTTATCTGCACCGAGTTCACCTCGCTATGTCCAAAGACGAACCAACCGGATTTTGCTAAAGTTTTTATCAACTACATCGCCGCCGACAAGATGGTCGAAAGTAAGTCTTTAAAGCTCTACCTGCACAGCTTCCGCAATCATGGTGACTTCCATGAAGACTGCATCCAAACGATCTGTAATGACCTTGTGAAACTCATGAAACCTAAATATATCGAAGTGATCGGAGAATTCACTCCACGCGGCGGAATCGCTATCTTTCCGTTCGCATCCTATGCGGCTCCAGCAAAAGAATTCCAAGAAATTTATAAAGAGCGTTTGAAATCCTACGCTCCGGGGAAATACACAACTGAGTTAAAAAGAGTGTATTAGTTAAAAACTAATACACGACTGAGTTCATCAGACGACGTAAAACAAAATAATAATGGTGAGGTTGTAAGCTGCCCGTCCACGACGAGCACATCAACGATGTACGCATACAATCCACTTTTCCAGATAGGGTTTGGTACTCATCACCTAGG encodes the following:
- a CDS encoding UDP-N-acetylglucosamine--N-acetylmuramyl-(pentapeptide) pyrophosphoryl-undecaprenol N-acetylglucosamine transferase yields the protein MNKAQKTQLIMIAGGGTGGHIYPAIAIGRAIQKLNPKAQLRFVGTAAGLESKIMQRENLPLDLIQSGKLNFSGNPLQKLKTLFKIPMGIFQSAVLIRKYKPDFVLGVGGYASAPFVLTAALMGKKTAFWEPNAHPGMANRLLSRFVQKSYLVFAGSEKYLRSRDNRVFGMPLREEIELAQTEERSKISDTMTILCFGGSQGSLFLNEKISDFILQHPELHDRIHLIHQTGSLGYADMVKKYGNLSCVEVHEFIYDMPNQYRRADIQFCRGGASTIAEASAFGVVPLIVPLPAADDHQLRNAEAVVGRKAGFLFIQESFNVQEFSRVIQLLLNDVQLRKEMSQNLRTMAPQKAASAIATDILTQLS
- the ftsW gene encoding putative lipid II flippase FtsW, which produces MNTRFFNSSLFLALVALFGIGLMQVYSSSYIFATESYNDGLYFFKRQLIFTGIAGFALLVSTQLPLGFMRKWSWVLWPIAFVLLCATFIPGVGVRVGGALRWIQLPLGFRFEPSELLKIAFSFLFATLVCRHENILGRMKWGWTFLFIVAPLAVLLKQPDFGSFVIIMLVAATLLFTFGLSFKWLMMAGVAAIPVLYFAVWNVGYRRARVQAFLDPWSDPASKGFQVIQSMLSVHSGGLTGAGLGQGQGKLFFLPEAHTDFTMAVFFEEMGFIGVLAILALYGFVIFKGFQIAVKAQDMFKKTLALGLITTFAFSVFINLGVVLGLVPTKGLTMPFMSYGGSSLLVLSVLFGILLNIEMSLGDERQRPATSRSF
- the murD gene encoding UDP-N-acetylmuramoyl-L-alanine--D-glutamate ligase is translated as MWKDVAELKDKKILIVGLGRTGVALAKFLTKHEAQVTVTDHKSKPELSAQLEQLEGYTNIKFELGSHSPKTFLSQDLVILSPGVAPHLKIFEYARQQGIKITGEFEFVSAFIKEPVVAITGTNGKTTVARLAESMLKESGVTCWVGGSTETPLTNYLLQEERARVVLVEVSSFMLEHVNDFSAVNVVFTNLAENHLERYRSMEDYVNAKRKIFKNTNQATTSILNADDNAVVELARDPAVQRGRIFYFSRKPALEPQIMNIGGAVNVGDELRVRTGPEIESFSIKNIKMKGKHAIENVMAALLLAREHGATHEAVQKVIDAFGGLRHRLEYVRKVGGVLFYNDSKATNVHAVSRALDCFDENVILIAGGKDTNLNYGPLQNMIKRKVKTLILVGEAKERINRDLGDFSETYLIGTFEEAVLIAYQKSRIGDIVLLSPGCSSFDMFDSYEERGDYFKEIVKKFK
- the mraY gene encoding phospho-N-acetylmuramoyl-pentapeptide-transferase, translating into MVYQWLYSLAEQYSVMNVFRYITVRTFISFFTGFFLCLIWGPHLIDKLKNFGQSIRDDGPQTHKKKAGTPTMGGWLILLSTIIPMILWIDVRNPLVIGTILITWGFGIIGYIDDYLKVSKKNTKGLSGKIRLFGEFAISAAVILVLIQYYQLSTVVSFPFFKTLTFDLGYFYVAFGSLVIVGTANAVNLTDGLDGLAIVPVIVATSTLALFSYIVGHASIANYLQISHVAGAGELAPLAAAMVAGGLGFLWFNTFPAQVFMGDVGSLSLGGFLGSMAVFTKNEILMLVLGGIFVVEALSVIAQVMSFKLTGKRVLKMAPLHHHYELGGMTETKIIVRFWIISILLAVLSLATLKLR
- the queF gene encoding preQ(1) synthase, producing the protein MKNPRQTKSIARSQGRSKKELQNFSLGQSNTEYSESYNPKLLEAFDNKNPKNIAWTTFICTEFTSLCPKTNQPDFAKVFINYIAADKMVESKSLKLYLHSFRNHGDFHEDCIQTICNDLVKLMKPKYIEVIGEFTPRGGIAIFPFASYAAPAKEFQEIYKERLKSYAPGKYTTELKRVY